Proteins from a single region of Mustela erminea isolate mMusErm1 chromosome X, mMusErm1.Pri, whole genome shotgun sequence:
- the CCDC120 gene encoding coiled-coil domain-containing protein 120 isoform X1, giving the protein MEVKGQLISSPTFNASAALFGEAAPQVKSERLRGLLDRQRALQEALSLKLQELRKVCLQEAELTGQLPPECPLEPGERPQLVRRRPPAARAYPPSHPNPAHHSLCPAEELALEALEREVSVQQQIAAAARRLALAPELSIEQRRRRRQVQADALRRLHELEEQLGDLRARLGLPGLPPPQPLALAPAPGALITTQGVCLGTRLAQLSQEDGILHSESSSLSESGASHDNEEPRGCFPLAERPSPPKAWDQLRAVSGGSPERRTPWKPPPSDLYGDLKSRRNSVASPTSPTRSLPRSASSFEGRSVPATPVLTRGAGPQLCKPEGLHSRQWSGSQDSQMGFPRADPASDRASLFAARTRRSNSSEALLVDRAAGGGAGSPPAPLAPPAAGPPVCKSSEVLYERPQPTPAFSSRTAGPPDPPRAARPSSAAPASRGAPRLPPVCGDFLLDYSLDRGLPRSAGGGAGWGELLPAAEVQGPLSRRDGLLAVLPGPPPVYTADGSSPLLRSKDPHSRATRTKPCGLSLEAAEGPEVHPSPLLWMPPPTRVPPAGERSGHKNLALEGLRDWYIRNSGLAAGPPRRPVLPHVGPQHPPFLHARCYEVGQPLYGAPSQAPLPHSRSFTAPPVSGRYYADFLYPSELSSRLSDLTLEGEQSSSSDPQTPGTLV; this is encoded by the exons ATGGAAGTCAAAGGTCAGCTGATCAGCTCGCCCACCTTCAATGCCTCAG CTGCCCTGTTCGGAGAGGCTGCCCCCCAGGTGAAGTCAGAGCGTTTGCGGGGGCTGCTTGACCGGCAGCGGGCCCTGCAGGAGGCCCTGAGCCTGAAACTTCAGGAGCTCCGCAAAGTGTGTCTGCAGGAGGCG GAGCTGACTGGCCAGCTGCCCCCCGAGTGCCCGTTGGAACCTGGGGAACGGCCCCAGCTGGTCCGCCGGCGGCCCCCTGCAGCCCGTGCATACCCTCCATCGCACCCCAACCCAGCACACCACTCCTTGTGCCCTGCTGAG GAGCTGGCTCTTGAGGCCCTGGAGCGGGAGGTGTCCGTGCAGCAGCAGATTGCAGCCGCAGCCCGCCGCCTGGCCTTGGCCCCCGAGCTGAGCATTGAGCAGCGCCGCCGCCGGCGCCAGGTGCAAGCAGATGCGCTGCGGAGGCTGCACGAGCTGGAAGAACAACTGGGGGACCTCCGGGCCCGCCTCGGTCTCCCGGGGCTCCCCCCTCCAcagcccctggccctggccccggCCCCGGGGGCTCTCATCACCACCCAGGGAGTATGCCTGGGCACACGCCTCGCCCAGCTCAGCCAAG AGGACGGAATCCTGCACTCGGAGAGCAGCTCCCTCTCGGAGTCTGGGGCCAGCCATGATAATG AGGAGCCCCGTGGCTGCTTCCCCCTGGCCGAGCGCCCCTCACCACCCAAGGCCTGGGACCAGCTGCGGGCCGTATCTGGGGGCAGCCCTGAGCGGCGAACCCCATGGAAGCCACCCCCATCAGATCTTTATGGGGATCTGAAGAGCCGGCGGAACTCTGTGGCCAGCCCCACCAG CCCCACACGCTCGCTGCCCAGGAGTGCCTCCAGTTTTGAGGGGCGAAGCGTGCCTGCTACCCCTGTCCTCACCCGGGGCGCTGGCCCCCAGCTCTGCAA ACCGGAAGGCCTCCATTCTCGCCAGTGGTCTGGCAGCCAGGACTCCCAGATGGGCTTCCCCCGGGCAGACCCTGCCTCCGACCGTGCCTCCCTCTTCGCAGCCCGCACCCGTCGCAGCAACAGCTCTGAGGCCCTGCTTGTGGACCGGGCGGCCGGTGGGGGAGCTGGCTCCCCGCCTGCGCCCCTGGCTCCCCCTGCCGCTGGCCCCCCGGTCTGCAAGAGCAGCGAGGTGCTGTATGAGCGCCCACAACCAacccctgccttctcctcccGCACAGCTGGCCCCCCAGACCCTCCCCGGGCTGCCCGGCCCAGCTCAGCTGCCCCTGCCTCCCGTGGGGCTCCCCGGCTCCCACCTGTGTGCGGGGACTTCCTCTTGGACTACTCCCTGGACCGGGGCCTGCCCCGCAGCGCTGGTGGTGGGGCGGGCTGGGGGGAACTGCTGCCTGCAGCTGAGGTCCAAGGACCCCTCTCCCGCCGGGATGGGCTCCTTGCCGTGCTCCCGGGCCCACCACCCGTGTACACAGCTGACGGCAGCAGCCCCCTCCTCCGCAGCAAGGACCCCCACTCCCGTGCCACCCGCACCAAGCCCTGTGGCCTATCCCTGGAGGCCGCCGAGGGGCCCGAGGTGCATCCAAGCCCTCTGCTGTGGATGCCCCCCCCGACCCGTGTCCCCCCGGCTGGTGAGCGCAGTGGCCATAAGAACCTCGCCCTGGAGGGGCTGCGGGACTGGTACATCCGCAACTCGGGACTGGCTGCTGGGCCCCCGCGCCGGCCTGTGCTGCCCCACGTGGGCCCGCAGCACCCGCCCTTCCTCCATGCCCGCTGCTATGAGGTGGGCCAGCCGCTGTATGGGGCCCCCAGCCAGGCGCCGCTCCCGCACTCGAGGAGTTTCACGGCACCCCCTGTCTCCGGCAG ATACTACGCGGACTTCCTGTACCCCTCGGAGCTGAGCTCTCGTTTAAGTGACCTGACGCTAGAGGGGGAGCAGTCTTCCAGCTCTGACCCCCAGACCCCGGGGACACTGGTCTGA
- the CCDC120 gene encoding coiled-coil domain-containing protein 120 isoform X2 gives MEVKAALFGEAAPQVKSERLRGLLDRQRALQEALSLKLQELRKVCLQEAELTGQLPPECPLEPGERPQLVRRRPPAARAYPPSHPNPAHHSLCPAEELALEALEREVSVQQQIAAAARRLALAPELSIEQRRRRRQVQADALRRLHELEEQLGDLRARLGLPGLPPPQPLALAPAPGALITTQGVCLGTRLAQLSQEDGILHSESSSLSESGASHDNEEPRGCFPLAERPSPPKAWDQLRAVSGGSPERRTPWKPPPSDLYGDLKSRRNSVASPTSPTRSLPRSASSFEGRSVPATPVLTRGAGPQLCKPEGLHSRQWSGSQDSQMGFPRADPASDRASLFAARTRRSNSSEALLVDRAAGGGAGSPPAPLAPPAAGPPVCKSSEVLYERPQPTPAFSSRTAGPPDPPRAARPSSAAPASRGAPRLPPVCGDFLLDYSLDRGLPRSAGGGAGWGELLPAAEVQGPLSRRDGLLAVLPGPPPVYTADGSSPLLRSKDPHSRATRTKPCGLSLEAAEGPEVHPSPLLWMPPPTRVPPAGERSGHKNLALEGLRDWYIRNSGLAAGPPRRPVLPHVGPQHPPFLHARCYEVGQPLYGAPSQAPLPHSRSFTAPPVSGRYYADFLYPSELSSRLSDLTLEGEQSSSSDPQTPGTLV, from the exons ATGGAAGTCAAAG CTGCCCTGTTCGGAGAGGCTGCCCCCCAGGTGAAGTCAGAGCGTTTGCGGGGGCTGCTTGACCGGCAGCGGGCCCTGCAGGAGGCCCTGAGCCTGAAACTTCAGGAGCTCCGCAAAGTGTGTCTGCAGGAGGCG GAGCTGACTGGCCAGCTGCCCCCCGAGTGCCCGTTGGAACCTGGGGAACGGCCCCAGCTGGTCCGCCGGCGGCCCCCTGCAGCCCGTGCATACCCTCCATCGCACCCCAACCCAGCACACCACTCCTTGTGCCCTGCTGAG GAGCTGGCTCTTGAGGCCCTGGAGCGGGAGGTGTCCGTGCAGCAGCAGATTGCAGCCGCAGCCCGCCGCCTGGCCTTGGCCCCCGAGCTGAGCATTGAGCAGCGCCGCCGCCGGCGCCAGGTGCAAGCAGATGCGCTGCGGAGGCTGCACGAGCTGGAAGAACAACTGGGGGACCTCCGGGCCCGCCTCGGTCTCCCGGGGCTCCCCCCTCCAcagcccctggccctggccccggCCCCGGGGGCTCTCATCACCACCCAGGGAGTATGCCTGGGCACACGCCTCGCCCAGCTCAGCCAAG AGGACGGAATCCTGCACTCGGAGAGCAGCTCCCTCTCGGAGTCTGGGGCCAGCCATGATAATG AGGAGCCCCGTGGCTGCTTCCCCCTGGCCGAGCGCCCCTCACCACCCAAGGCCTGGGACCAGCTGCGGGCCGTATCTGGGGGCAGCCCTGAGCGGCGAACCCCATGGAAGCCACCCCCATCAGATCTTTATGGGGATCTGAAGAGCCGGCGGAACTCTGTGGCCAGCCCCACCAG CCCCACACGCTCGCTGCCCAGGAGTGCCTCCAGTTTTGAGGGGCGAAGCGTGCCTGCTACCCCTGTCCTCACCCGGGGCGCTGGCCCCCAGCTCTGCAA ACCGGAAGGCCTCCATTCTCGCCAGTGGTCTGGCAGCCAGGACTCCCAGATGGGCTTCCCCCGGGCAGACCCTGCCTCCGACCGTGCCTCCCTCTTCGCAGCCCGCACCCGTCGCAGCAACAGCTCTGAGGCCCTGCTTGTGGACCGGGCGGCCGGTGGGGGAGCTGGCTCCCCGCCTGCGCCCCTGGCTCCCCCTGCCGCTGGCCCCCCGGTCTGCAAGAGCAGCGAGGTGCTGTATGAGCGCCCACAACCAacccctgccttctcctcccGCACAGCTGGCCCCCCAGACCCTCCCCGGGCTGCCCGGCCCAGCTCAGCTGCCCCTGCCTCCCGTGGGGCTCCCCGGCTCCCACCTGTGTGCGGGGACTTCCTCTTGGACTACTCCCTGGACCGGGGCCTGCCCCGCAGCGCTGGTGGTGGGGCGGGCTGGGGGGAACTGCTGCCTGCAGCTGAGGTCCAAGGACCCCTCTCCCGCCGGGATGGGCTCCTTGCCGTGCTCCCGGGCCCACCACCCGTGTACACAGCTGACGGCAGCAGCCCCCTCCTCCGCAGCAAGGACCCCCACTCCCGTGCCACCCGCACCAAGCCCTGTGGCCTATCCCTGGAGGCCGCCGAGGGGCCCGAGGTGCATCCAAGCCCTCTGCTGTGGATGCCCCCCCCGACCCGTGTCCCCCCGGCTGGTGAGCGCAGTGGCCATAAGAACCTCGCCCTGGAGGGGCTGCGGGACTGGTACATCCGCAACTCGGGACTGGCTGCTGGGCCCCCGCGCCGGCCTGTGCTGCCCCACGTGGGCCCGCAGCACCCGCCCTTCCTCCATGCCCGCTGCTATGAGGTGGGCCAGCCGCTGTATGGGGCCCCCAGCCAGGCGCCGCTCCCGCACTCGAGGAGTTTCACGGCACCCCCTGTCTCCGGCAG ATACTACGCGGACTTCCTGTACCCCTCGGAGCTGAGCTCTCGTTTAAGTGACCTGACGCTAGAGGGGGAGCAGTCTTCCAGCTCTGACCCCCAGACCCCGGGGACACTGGTCTGA
- the CCDC120 gene encoding coiled-coil domain-containing protein 120 isoform X3: MEVKGQLISSPTFNASAALFGEAAPQVKSERLRGLLDRQRALQEALSLKLQELRKVCLQEAELTGQLPPECPLEPGERPQLVRRRPPAARAYPPSHPNPAHHSLCPAEELALEALEREVSVQQQIAAAARRLALAPELSIEQRRRRRQVQADALRRLHELEEQLGDLRARLGLPGLPPPQPLALAPAPGALITTQGVCLGTRLAQLSQEDGILHSESSSLSESGASHDNEEPRGCFPLAERPSPPKAWDQLRAVSGGSPERRTPWKPPPSDLYGDLKSRRNSVASPTSPTRSLPRSASSFEGRSVPATPVLTRGAGPQLCKPEGLHSRQWSGSQDSQMGFPRADPASDRASLFAARTRRSNSSEALLVDRAAGGGAGSPPAPLAPPAAGPPVCKSSEVLYERPQPTPAFSSRTAGPPDPPRAARPSSAAPASRGAPRLPPVCGDFLLDYSLDRGLPRSAGGGAGWGELLPAAEVQGPLSRRDGLLAVLPGPPPVYTADGSSPLLRSKDPHSRATRTKPCGLSLEAAEGPEVHPSPLLWMPPPTRVPPAGERSGHKNLALEGLRDWYIRNSGLAAGPPRRPVLPHVGPQHPPFLHARCYEVGQPLYGAPSQAPLPHSRSFTAPPVSGRYGGSFY, translated from the exons ATGGAAGTCAAAGGTCAGCTGATCAGCTCGCCCACCTTCAATGCCTCAG CTGCCCTGTTCGGAGAGGCTGCCCCCCAGGTGAAGTCAGAGCGTTTGCGGGGGCTGCTTGACCGGCAGCGGGCCCTGCAGGAGGCCCTGAGCCTGAAACTTCAGGAGCTCCGCAAAGTGTGTCTGCAGGAGGCG GAGCTGACTGGCCAGCTGCCCCCCGAGTGCCCGTTGGAACCTGGGGAACGGCCCCAGCTGGTCCGCCGGCGGCCCCCTGCAGCCCGTGCATACCCTCCATCGCACCCCAACCCAGCACACCACTCCTTGTGCCCTGCTGAG GAGCTGGCTCTTGAGGCCCTGGAGCGGGAGGTGTCCGTGCAGCAGCAGATTGCAGCCGCAGCCCGCCGCCTGGCCTTGGCCCCCGAGCTGAGCATTGAGCAGCGCCGCCGCCGGCGCCAGGTGCAAGCAGATGCGCTGCGGAGGCTGCACGAGCTGGAAGAACAACTGGGGGACCTCCGGGCCCGCCTCGGTCTCCCGGGGCTCCCCCCTCCAcagcccctggccctggccccggCCCCGGGGGCTCTCATCACCACCCAGGGAGTATGCCTGGGCACACGCCTCGCCCAGCTCAGCCAAG AGGACGGAATCCTGCACTCGGAGAGCAGCTCCCTCTCGGAGTCTGGGGCCAGCCATGATAATG AGGAGCCCCGTGGCTGCTTCCCCCTGGCCGAGCGCCCCTCACCACCCAAGGCCTGGGACCAGCTGCGGGCCGTATCTGGGGGCAGCCCTGAGCGGCGAACCCCATGGAAGCCACCCCCATCAGATCTTTATGGGGATCTGAAGAGCCGGCGGAACTCTGTGGCCAGCCCCACCAG CCCCACACGCTCGCTGCCCAGGAGTGCCTCCAGTTTTGAGGGGCGAAGCGTGCCTGCTACCCCTGTCCTCACCCGGGGCGCTGGCCCCCAGCTCTGCAA ACCGGAAGGCCTCCATTCTCGCCAGTGGTCTGGCAGCCAGGACTCCCAGATGGGCTTCCCCCGGGCAGACCCTGCCTCCGACCGTGCCTCCCTCTTCGCAGCCCGCACCCGTCGCAGCAACAGCTCTGAGGCCCTGCTTGTGGACCGGGCGGCCGGTGGGGGAGCTGGCTCCCCGCCTGCGCCCCTGGCTCCCCCTGCCGCTGGCCCCCCGGTCTGCAAGAGCAGCGAGGTGCTGTATGAGCGCCCACAACCAacccctgccttctcctcccGCACAGCTGGCCCCCCAGACCCTCCCCGGGCTGCCCGGCCCAGCTCAGCTGCCCCTGCCTCCCGTGGGGCTCCCCGGCTCCCACCTGTGTGCGGGGACTTCCTCTTGGACTACTCCCTGGACCGGGGCCTGCCCCGCAGCGCTGGTGGTGGGGCGGGCTGGGGGGAACTGCTGCCTGCAGCTGAGGTCCAAGGACCCCTCTCCCGCCGGGATGGGCTCCTTGCCGTGCTCCCGGGCCCACCACCCGTGTACACAGCTGACGGCAGCAGCCCCCTCCTCCGCAGCAAGGACCCCCACTCCCGTGCCACCCGCACCAAGCCCTGTGGCCTATCCCTGGAGGCCGCCGAGGGGCCCGAGGTGCATCCAAGCCCTCTGCTGTGGATGCCCCCCCCGACCCGTGTCCCCCCGGCTGGTGAGCGCAGTGGCCATAAGAACCTCGCCCTGGAGGGGCTGCGGGACTGGTACATCCGCAACTCGGGACTGGCTGCTGGGCCCCCGCGCCGGCCTGTGCTGCCCCACGTGGGCCCGCAGCACCCGCCCTTCCTCCATGCCCGCTGCTATGAGGTGGGCCAGCCGCTGTATGGGGCCCCCAGCCAGGCGCCGCTCCCGCACTCGAGGAGTTTCACGGCACCCCCTGTCTCCGGCAGGTATGGGGGGAGCTTTTACTGA
- the PRAF2 gene encoding PRA1 family protein 2: MSEVRLPPLRALDDFVLGSARLAAPDPCDPQRWCHRVINNLLYYQTNYLLCFVFGLALAGYVRPLHTLLSALVVTVALGALVWAAETQAAVRRCRRSHPAACLAAVLAFGLLVLWAVGGACTFLLSIAGPVLLILVHASLRLRNLKNKIENKIESIGLKRTPMGLLLEALGQEQEAGS, encoded by the exons ATGTCGGAGGTGCGGCTGCCACCGCTACGCGCCCTGGACGACTTCGTTCTGGGGTCCGCGCGTCTAGCGGCTCCGGATCCGTGCGACCCGCAGCGATGGTGCCACCGCGTCATCAACAACCTTCTCTACTACCAAACCAACTACCTTCTGTGCTTCGTCTTCGGTCTCGCTCTGgctgg GTACGTGCGCCCGCTGCACACCCTCCTAAGCGCGCTGGTAGTGACGGTGGCCCTTGGCGCGCTGGTGTGGGCGGCTGAGACTCAAGCAGCCGTGCGCCGCTGCCGCCGCAGCCACCCCGCCGCCTGCCTGGCCGCAGTGCTTGCCTTCGGCCTCCTTGTTCTCTGGGCCGTAGGCGGCGCTTGCACCTTCCTGCTGAGCATCGCCGGGCCCGTGCTTC TGATTCTGGTGCACGCCTCGCTGCGCTTGCGAAACCTCAAGAACAAGATCGAGAACAAGATTGAGAGTATTGGTCTCAAGCGGACGCCCATGGGCCTGCTACTGGAGGCGCTGGGACAAGAGCAGGAGGCTGGATCCTAG